A window of the Deltaproteobacteria bacterium genome harbors these coding sequences:
- the ispD gene encoding 2-C-methyl-D-erythritol 4-phosphate cytidylyltransferase — protein sequence MKTAAIIPAAGSGLRMGYAIPKTYLKIDAKPILAHTLLIFQNSDLIDDVYVVVKKTDVNFAEQAVVRPFSLTKVKAVIPGGKLRQDSINNVLPYLCAEHELIVIHDGARPLLNKEILEKTIQVGRQAGAAVAGVPVKETVKSVDKRGIIKKTVDRKNLFLVQTPQVFNKETLIKAYEAAYQEQYYGTDDASLVERIGTPVKIVEGSYENIKITTPEDLIFAEIITRRRELVKG from the coding sequence ATGAAGACAGCCGCAATCATCCCAGCAGCCGGCTCGGGCCTGAGAATGGGTTATGCAATTCCTAAAACCTATTTAAAGATTGACGCCAAGCCGATCCTCGCCCATACACTCCTGATATTCCAAAACTCGGATCTGATTGATGACGTATATGTGGTTGTAAAAAAAACCGATGTGAATTTTGCCGAACAGGCGGTTGTCCGGCCATTCTCGCTGACGAAAGTGAAAGCTGTTATTCCCGGAGGAAAACTCCGCCAGGATTCAATCAACAATGTTCTCCCATATTTGTGCGCCGAACATGAATTGATTGTGATTCACGACGGGGCAAGACCCCTGTTAAACAAGGAAATCCTCGAAAAAACGATACAGGTCGGGCGTCAAGCGGGCGCTGCTGTTGCCGGTGTCCCCGTTAAAGAAACGGTTAAATCGGTTGACAAACGAGGCATAATCAAAAAAACCGTCGATCGAAAAAACCTGTTCCTGGTTCAAACCCCGCAGGTGTTCAATAAAGAGACGCTCATTAAGGCCTACGAAGCCGCATACCAAGAGCAATACTATGGAACCGACGACGCATCATTGGTGGAAAGAATAGGCACCCCTGTAAAAATAGTCGAAGGAAGTTACGAAAATATTAAAATTACAACGCCGGAAGATTTGATTTTTGCGGAAATAATTACACGCCGAAGGGAGCTGGTTAAAGGATGA
- a CDS encoding TRAM domain-containing protein gives MQIRMLLILACGLSGFWIAYHYSAAPKDYLNIYPMGGLILGLLTAWFVIYSEKAIRKFPLKTIFGGVAGLFIGLLFAFLLAFGMHFVSDIMEKQQVVPWIYTLLTGIMGYLGLVIGSKKVDEFHFMKSGNVKVSQNLKIVDTSAIIDGRIADICDTGFVEGTLLIPKFVLEELQYVADSPDSLKRSRGRRGLDILNRMRKDKFVNIEIIDQDYPDAKGVDAKLLELAKQIHAKILTNDFNLNKVAELHGIKILNINELANALKPVILPGEIMTVKIVKEGKELGQGVAYMDDGMMIIVDNAQKYVGMNVEITVTSILQTTAGRMVFSEMKGLASDKKGSNAITK, from the coding sequence ATGCAGATTAGAATGCTCTTGATCCTGGCGTGTGGTTTGAGCGGCTTCTGGATTGCGTACCATTATTCCGCAGCACCTAAAGACTATCTGAACATCTATCCCATGGGTGGTTTAATACTCGGTTTACTAACAGCATGGTTTGTCATTTATTCCGAAAAAGCCATTAGAAAATTTCCCCTGAAAACGATTTTCGGCGGCGTCGCCGGTTTGTTCATCGGCTTGCTTTTTGCCTTCCTGTTAGCTTTCGGTATGCACTTTGTCAGTGATATCATGGAAAAACAGCAAGTCGTTCCCTGGATCTACACGCTCTTAACCGGTATTATGGGATATCTCGGATTGGTGATCGGTTCCAAAAAGGTGGACGAATTCCACTTCATGAAGTCCGGGAATGTCAAGGTCAGTCAGAATTTGAAAATAGTGGACACAAGTGCCATTATCGACGGACGTATCGCCGATATTTGTGACACGGGGTTTGTCGAGGGAACCTTACTCATTCCCAAGTTCGTTCTGGAGGAGTTACAGTATGTGGCCGACTCCCCTGACTCACTGAAAAGATCCCGGGGAAGGAGGGGGTTGGATATCCTGAACAGGATGAGAAAAGATAAATTTGTGAATATCGAGATTATCGACCAAGATTATCCCGATGCAAAAGGTGTTGACGCCAAACTTTTGGAATTGGCTAAACAGATACATGCGAAAATTCTAACCAACGACTTCAATTTGAATAAAGTCGCAGAGCTTCATGGAATAAAGATTCTCAATATCAATGAATTGGCGAATGCCTTGAAACCTGTTATTCTTCCCGGGGAAATCATGACGGTTAAAATTGTAAAAGAAGGGAAAGAACTTGGGCAGGGCGTTGCCTACATGGATGACGGAATGATGATCATCGTAGACAACGCGCAGAAATATGTCGGTATGAACGTGGAAATCACGGTAACCAGCATTTTACAAACAACGGCAGGGCGGATGGTTTTTTCCGAAATGAAGGGTCTTGCTTCAGATAAAAAAGGATCCAATGCCATTACAAAGTAA